Proteins from one Candidatus Omnitrophota bacterium genomic window:
- the coaD gene encoding pantetheine-phosphate adenylyltransferase, translated as MDKAKIAVYPGTFDPVTYGHIDLIKRAARIFDKVIVAVAHSKSKGVLFNVAERVAMLKDAVEGMDNVEVDDFDGLVVEYVKRCGSRVMIRGLRMLSDFEYEFQQALTNRKLSGDIETIFMMPREDYSYISSKLIKEAASLGADVGNFIPEKTAVALKKKITSK; from the coding sequence ATGGACAAAGCTAAAATAGCCGTATATCCCGGAACATTTGACCCCGTAACCTACGGTCATATCGACCTTATAAAAAGGGCCGCGCGGATATTCGATAAAGTTATAGTGGCGGTCGCTCATAGCAAATCCAAAGGCGTACTGTTCAATGTGGCTGAGCGCGTGGCTATGCTCAAGGACGCAGTTGAAGGCATGGATAACGTCGAGGTCGACGATTTTGACGGTCTGGTTGTAGAGTACGTAAAAAGATGCGGCTCCAGGGTCATGATAAGGGGCTTACGAATGCTCTCTGATTTTGAATACGAATTCCAGCAGGCACTCACGAATCGAAAGCTATCCGGCGACATAGAGACTATCTTCATGATGCCGCGCGAGGACTATTCCTACATCTCGAGCAAGCTTATAAAAGAGGCCGCTTCGCTCGGAGCGGATGTCGGTAATTTTATACCGGAGAAGACGGCAGTAGCATTAAAGAAAAAGATCACTAGTAAATAG
- the pta gene encoding phosphate acetyltransferase, whose translation MGMIEEIRARAKAAGKTIVLPESDDARTMEALEYILDNGIAKIILIGKDKIAGSIKSKNRSGLRIIDPEKYKDIDAMAVEYYELRKLKGITPEEAHKTVREDYLIFGGLLVRRGEADGFVAGASHTTADTVRAALRCLRIDKTIGVVAGSFLMVVPDSPYGEHGTFIYADCGVNPEPNARQLSGIAVSSADLFEKLTGKIPRVAFLSYSSKGSAEGPLVDRVKEAVQRAKEVSPGILIDGEFQVDSALDPEVAAIKCPASEVAGKANVLIFPDLNSGNIAYKLTQRLAKARAVGPLLMGFTKPASDLSRGCIPDDIIDAVAITAVRA comes from the coding sequence GTGGGGATGATCGAGGAGATAAGGGCGAGAGCGAAAGCGGCGGGAAAGACCATAGTCCTCCCGGAAAGCGACGACGCTCGTACTATGGAAGCGCTGGAATACATACTTGATAACGGGATAGCCAAAATAATTTTAATAGGTAAAGATAAAATTGCCGGCTCAATAAAAAGTAAAAACAGATCAGGACTCAGGATAATTGATCCGGAAAAGTATAAAGATATCGACGCGATGGCGGTGGAGTATTACGAGCTCCGGAAACTCAAAGGCATAACCCCGGAAGAAGCTCATAAAACGGTCAGGGAAGATTATCTTATATTTGGCGGACTTCTCGTGCGGCGCGGCGAAGCCGATGGGTTTGTGGCGGGGGCATCCCATACCACCGCCGATACCGTGAGAGCGGCATTGCGCTGTCTCAGGATCGATAAAACGATCGGCGTTGTCGCCGGGTCATTTTTAATGGTTGTGCCGGATTCCCCGTATGGCGAACACGGTACGTTTATCTATGCGGATTGCGGCGTTAATCCTGAGCCGAATGCCAGACAGCTTTCGGGTATAGCCGTGTCATCGGCGGACCTATTTGAGAAATTAACGGGTAAGATTCCCAGGGTAGCTTTTTTGAGTTATTCCAGCAAGGGTAGCGCCGAAGGGCCGCTCGTAGATAGAGTAAAGGAAGCCGTACAGCGCGCAAAAGAGGTATCCCCCGGTATATTAATAGACGGTGAATTTCAGGTGGACAGTGCTCTGGACCCGGAAGTTGCCGCGATAAAATGTCCGGCAAGCGAAGTAGCAGGTAAGGCCAACGTCCTGATATTCCCTGATCTTAATTCCGGGAATATAGCGTATAAGCTTACCCAGCGCCTGGCTAAAGCACGGGCGGTAGGGCCGCTTCTCATGGGATTTACAAAACCGGCCAGCGATCTTTCGCGTGGTTGTATTCCGGATGATATAATAGACGCGGTTGCCATAACGGCGGTAAGGGCTTGA
- a CDS encoding acetate kinase, which produces MFILVINCGSSSAKYQLFDVRNRKSLARGLVERIGSTGAMLNHEANGNGAFAKRVSCGDHTVAIKIIVDALIHGPYGVIKSKEEIAGIGHRVVHGGEEFKESILLTNRVVASIRKYSELAPLHNPPSLCGIRACSSILKGIPQVAVFDTSFHQTMPEEAFLYGLPFKFYTKYGVRRYGFHGTSHRYVSEKAARILKCPAKQLKLVTCHLGNGCSMAAVSGGKSIDTSMGFTPLEGLLMGTRSGDLDPAAVLYILSKERLTLERVNDILNKESGLLGVSGVSNDMRDILKGARLKGQAAKRCKLAIEMFIYRIKKYIGAYQAAMGGLDAVIFTAGIGEHNPWIVKRISRELKGVVPGKARFLVIPTNEELLIARDTYNIIRRRRNAKSKT; this is translated from the coding sequence GTGTTTATTCTGGTTATAAATTGCGGTAGTTCATCGGCGAAGTACCAGCTCTTTGATGTGCGTAATCGTAAGTCGCTGGCGCGCGGTTTAGTCGAACGTATAGGCTCGACGGGGGCCATGCTTAATCATGAGGCGAACGGCAACGGCGCGTTCGCAAAGCGGGTTTCGTGCGGTGACCACACCGTGGCTATAAAAATAATAGTCGATGCGCTCATCCATGGGCCTTATGGTGTTATAAAGTCCAAAGAAGAGATAGCCGGGATAGGCCATCGGGTTGTTCACGGCGGTGAAGAATTTAAAGAATCGATCCTTCTCACAAATAGAGTTGTCGCATCGATACGAAAATACAGCGAATTGGCGCCGCTTCATAACCCGCCATCGCTTTGCGGCATAAGGGCCTGTTCATCGATATTGAAGGGTATACCCCAGGTAGCAGTATTCGATACGTCGTTTCATCAGACGATGCCGGAAGAGGCGTTCCTGTACGGCTTACCGTTCAAATTTTATACGAAGTACGGTGTTCGGCGTTATGGTTTTCACGGTACGAGCCACAGATATGTTTCGGAAAAGGCGGCCCGGATATTGAAATGTCCGGCCAAACAGCTCAAGCTCGTTACCTGTCACCTGGGCAACGGTTGTAGTATGGCCGCGGTTTCGGGCGGTAAGTCGATAGATACCTCGATGGGGTTTACTCCACTCGAGGGGCTTTTAATGGGAACGCGCTCGGGGGATCTTGATCCGGCGGCGGTATTGTATATTCTTTCAAAAGAGCGCCTGACACTTGAGCGCGTGAATGATATTTTGAATAAAGAGAGCGGGCTTCTGGGTGTCTCCGGCGTCAGTAACGATATGAGAGATATTTTAAAAGGAGCGAGGCTTAAAGGTCAAGCCGCAAAACGATGCAAGCTCGCAATCGAGATGTTCATTTACAGGATCAAAAAATATATCGGCGCCTATCAGGCGGCAATGGGCGGACTCGACGCGGTAATATTCACTGCCGGCATAGGCGAACATAACCCATGGATAGTCAAGAGGATATCAAGAGAGCTTAAAGGTGTAGTTCCTGGTAAAGCGCGGTTTCTTGTGATACCGACGAACGAAGAACTTTTGATCGCGCGTGATACGTACAACATAATACGAAGGAGGAGAAATGCCAAATCCAAAACGTAA
- the rpmF gene encoding 50S ribosomal protein L32, which yields MPNPKRKHSRARRDKRRSANSKVYAANLSTCPQCKKARLPHRVCPFCGYYKGKPVIVIETKVEKKK from the coding sequence ATGCCAAATCCAAAACGTAAACATTCGAGAGCGAGGAGAGACAAACGGCGCAGTGCAAATAGTAAGGTTTACGCCGCGAATCTTTCGACGTGCCCGCAATGTAAAAAGGCGAGATTACCTCACAGGGTGTGTCCGTTCTGCGGCTATTATAAAGGCAAGCCAGTGATAGTGATCGAGACGAAGGTTGAGAAGAAGAAATAA
- the plsX gene encoding phosphate acyltransferase PlsX, with product MKIVIDAMGSDMAPAVEVEGAIQAVEEFGYDLVLIGDEALIKAELDKRGGGRGKISIVHSPERIEMNEPAALSVRRKRKSSIVMGLEMLKRDEADGFVSAGNTGAVVCAATLSLRLLPGIERPGIAICIPTLKGTSVITDVGANIDPKPLHLLQYGIMADAYSRYILHKPNPTVGLLNVGEEESKGTDFIKETHTLLSESKLNFIGNIEGRDIYAGTADIILCDGFVGNVILKVSESVVDTIVKLLKKEIKANVIATLGAALAASAFNGLKKKMDYSEYGGAPLLGVDGRCIISHGSSNPKAIKNAIKVAGEFMTLGVNKHIVEELESY from the coding sequence ATGAAGATAGTAATCGATGCTATGGGCAGTGATATGGCGCCGGCGGTTGAGGTTGAAGGTGCTATCCAGGCCGTAGAAGAGTTTGGTTACGATCTGGTACTTATCGGAGACGAGGCGCTTATAAAAGCTGAGCTCGATAAGCGCGGCGGCGGTAGAGGTAAGATATCGATAGTGCATTCTCCGGAACGTATCGAGATGAACGAGCCGGCGGCGCTTTCGGTGAGGAGGAAGAGGAAATCCTCCATCGTTATGGGTCTCGAAATGCTGAAGCGCGACGAGGCCGACGGGTTTGTCAGCGCGGGGAATACCGGTGCAGTAGTGTGCGCGGCTACCCTGTCGCTACGGCTTTTACCGGGCATAGAGAGGCCGGGCATAGCCATTTGTATTCCGACCCTGAAAGGGACCTCGGTTATTACCGATGTGGGCGCGAACATAGATCCGAAACCTCTGCATCTTTTGCAGTACGGTATTATGGCCGATGCCTACTCGCGATATATACTACACAAACCGAATCCTACGGTAGGGTTATTAAATGTGGGAGAGGAAGAATCTAAGGGTACTGATTTCATCAAAGAAACCCACACTCTTCTCAGCGAATCAAAACTTAATTTTATCGGCAACATAGAGGGCCGCGACATATATGCCGGTACCGCGGATATAATATTGTGCGATGGCTTCGTAGGAAACGTTATACTTAAAGTGTCCGAGAGCGTCGTGGATACGATAGTAAAACTTTTAAAGAAAGAGATAAAGGCGAACGTTATCGCTACGCTAGGAGCCGCACTCGCGGCTTCGGCTTTCAACGGTTTAAAGAAGAAGATGGACTATTCGGAATATGGCGGCGCGCCGCTCTTGGGTGTCGACGGAAGGTGTATTATAAGCCACGGGTCTTCAAATCCCAAGGCGATAAAGAATGCTATAAAAGTTGCCGGTGAATTCATGACGCTGGGTGTTAATAAGCATATAGTCGAGGAGTTGGAGAGTTACTAA
- a CDS encoding ketoacyl-ACP synthase III — MCAERKVGILGLGAYLPEKILTNKDLEKMVDTTDEWIVSRTGIKERRIAREDEATSDMATEAAKRALKDAGLTAADIDLIIVATITPDMFFPATACLVQEKIGARTVPAFDVSVACSGFIYGIAIANQFIKSGTYKHALVVAAEKLSAITDWTDRNTCVLFGDGAGAAILGPVDKGGILSVYLGANGKAGDLIKLPAGGSKIPATKQSVESNLHCIKMNGAELFKHAVKIMADAALEVTKPLGLQATDIKLVIPHQANIRILNAVAKRMGLTPDKIYLNLEKYGNMSAASSAVALVEAVKEGRIKRGEKMLLDAFGGGLTWGAIVIEW, encoded by the coding sequence ATGTGTGCAGAGAGAAAGGTTGGAATACTGGGATTGGGCGCGTATCTTCCCGAAAAGATCCTGACCAATAAGGATCTCGAGAAGATGGTCGATACTACCGACGAATGGATCGTATCGCGTACCGGCATAAAAGAGCGGCGTATCGCCCGTGAAGACGAGGCGACCAGCGATATGGCTACCGAGGCCGCGAAACGCGCCCTGAAGGATGCGGGCCTTACCGCCGCGGACATTGATCTTATAATAGTCGCTACGATAACACCCGACATGTTCTTTCCCGCTACGGCGTGTCTTGTGCAGGAGAAGATAGGCGCAAGAACGGTGCCTGCTTTTGATGTAAGCGTGGCCTGTTCCGGTTTTATATACGGTATTGCCATTGCAAACCAGTTCATAAAATCCGGCACCTACAAGCATGCTCTTGTGGTGGCGGCCGAAAAGCTCTCAGCCATAACCGACTGGACCGACAGGAATACGTGCGTCTTATTTGGTGACGGTGCGGGCGCGGCCATCCTGGGGCCGGTCGATAAGGGAGGCATACTTTCAGTTTATCTGGGCGCGAACGGTAAGGCCGGCGACCTTATAAAGCTACCCGCCGGCGGTTCGAAGATACCGGCCACAAAACAGTCGGTCGAAAGCAATCTCCATTGTATCAAAATGAATGGCGCAGAGTTATTTAAACACGCGGTAAAGATAATGGCAGATGCCGCTTTGGAAGTGACCAAGCCGTTAGGCCTGCAGGCTACCGATATAAAATTGGTAATACCGCACCAGGCTAATATACGTATTCTCAATGCTGTTGCCAAGAGGATGGGGTTGACGCCGGATAAGATATATTTAAATCTTGAAAAGTACGGCAATATGTCGGCCGCTTCAAGCGCGGTGGCGTTAGTCGAGGCGGTAAAAGAAGGCAGGATCAAGAGGGGCGAAAAGATGCTCCTTGATGCGTTCGGCGGCGGGCTTACATGGGGAGCGATAGTTATCGAATGGTAA
- the fabD gene encoding ACP S-malonyltransferase produces MVSVDTALIFPGQGAQYVGMGKDLYDNYPQAKEVFDRANEILKFDVKKLCFEGPKEELSTTRISQPAILTLSIAALKVLETTPYYSQIVPKFSLGLSLGEYSALVAAGSMKFEDALILVKKRGELMEEASKKNPGKMACVIGMDPVTIETLCKGIGCEIANLNCPGQVVVSGKTTNIELFAGLAKEKGAKRVLLLDVSGPFHSSLMTPARDKLKDYIETIQISQPSIPFISNVDAKVQTDPVIIRANLIAQVNTKTLWEESIRLVSNSGIGSFVEIGPGQVLKGILKKIDLKLSVKSIATHHDIMSLSSQPDENSPMR; encoded by the coding sequence ATGGTAAGCGTTGATACGGCTTTAATATTTCCGGGGCAGGGCGCGCAATATGTGGGGATGGGGAAGGACCTTTACGATAATTACCCGCAAGCCAAAGAGGTATTCGATAGGGCTAATGAGATCCTGAAGTTCGACGTAAAGAAATTATGTTTTGAAGGGCCTAAGGAAGAATTGTCGACTACCAGGATAAGCCAGCCGGCAATATTGACGTTGAGCATCGCCGCGCTGAAGGTATTGGAAACAACGCCATATTATTCACAAATCGTTCCGAAGTTTTCACTCGGGTTGAGCCTCGGCGAGTATAGCGCTCTCGTAGCCGCGGGAAGCATGAAATTTGAGGATGCCCTTATTCTCGTCAAGAAGCGCGGCGAGCTAATGGAAGAGGCGTCGAAAAAGAACCCCGGCAAGATGGCCTGTGTCATAGGCATGGATCCAGTGACGATAGAGACATTGTGTAAGGGGATAGGGTGCGAGATAGCCAATCTTAATTGTCCCGGGCAGGTGGTCGTTTCCGGGAAAACCACGAATATAGAATTATTCGCGGGTCTTGCGAAAGAGAAGGGCGCTAAGAGAGTGTTACTGCTGGATGTGAGCGGGCCATTCCACTCTTCGCTAATGACCCCAGCGCGCGATAAATTGAAAGATTATATCGAAACCATACAAATATCGCAACCGTCGATCCCGTTTATAAGTAATGTCGATGCCAAGGTTCAGACCGACCCGGTAATTATAAGGGCTAATCTCATAGCTCAAGTAAATACAAAAACGCTATGGGAAGAATCGATACGGCTCGTAAGCAATAGCGGAATCGGATCATTCGTTGAAATAGGCCCAGGACAGGTGCTAAAAGGTATTTTAAAGAAGATAGATTTGAAATTATCGGTTAAGAGCATAGCAACTCATCACGATATCATGTCATTATCCTCCCAGCCTGACGAAAATAGCCCAATGCGTTAA
- a CDS encoding rubrerythrin family protein: MPKSIKGSQTEKNLLASFAGESQARNRYTYFASAARKEGFEQIANIFEETAGNEKEHAKVFFKYLEGGEVEITAAYPAGKIADTKSNLESAAAGEKLEWSKLYADFARVAAGEGFSDVAHSFEEIAKVEMFHEARYRKLIQNIEKKEVFKKKAAVKWHCINCGYIFEGAEAPAECPACKHPRAFYELLAGNY; this comes from the coding sequence ATGCCAAAGTCGATTAAAGGAAGTCAGACGGAAAAGAATCTGCTCGCGTCGTTTGCCGGAGAGTCACAGGCGAGAAACCGGTATACGTACTTCGCCAGTGCCGCCAGGAAAGAGGGGTTTGAACAGATAGCTAATATTTTCGAAGAAACCGCCGGTAATGAAAAAGAGCACGCGAAAGTGTTTTTTAAATATCTTGAGGGCGGGGAAGTGGAAATAACGGCGGCCTATCCCGCCGGAAAGATAGCGGATACTAAATCTAATCTGGAATCGGCCGCGGCCGGTGAAAAGCTGGAGTGGTCGAAGCTTTACGCTGATTTTGCCAGGGTCGCTGCGGGTGAAGGTTTTTCCGACGTAGCGCATTCTTTCGAAGAGATTGCGAAGGTTGAGATGTTTCATGAGGCGCGCTACAGGAAACTCATTCAGAATATAGAGAAGAAAGAGGTATTTAAAAAGAAAGCGGCAGTCAAGTGGCACTGTATAAATTGCGGATATATATTCGAAGGCGCAGAAGCGCCGGCCGAATGCCCCGCATGCAAGCATCCACGCGCGTTCTATGAACTTCTCGCCGGGAATTATTAA
- a CDS encoding radical SAM protein: MAFRPEEVLLSPTQRCNLACVHCHATKGEQALSLGFTKKFLLDSKKRGIDRMGFTGGEPFLAGDFLCKIIEFAVKEGFVFDRITTNGVWYKNRSQLKEALGRLSRAGYDGSICVSVDAYHRQDINKLSHFIKTAQEMWSRPDMVSIVYVTGRDAETKSKLNKLARLLGARLHGFGGSHPHIKSARIFISIGRIELSPVGRAGRLKDPWDGKWFKEDFCKGPGNVFFVESDGSVKPCCGYASDLDIFTVGNIKTDTVRGMLKNIRKNRVLYAIFKLGLSRIRNRLIELGFVFPGKTSNHCFFCRYILTEAPGATLVAALKG; encoded by the coding sequence ATGGCATTTAGACCGGAAGAGGTACTGCTGTCGCCTACCCAGCGCTGTAATCTCGCGTGCGTACATTGCCATGCCACAAAGGGTGAGCAGGCGCTATCTTTAGGGTTTACGAAAAAGTTTTTGCTCGACAGTAAGAAGCGCGGTATAGATCGGATGGGCTTCACCGGCGGGGAACCATTTCTCGCCGGTGATTTTTTATGTAAGATTATCGAATTCGCCGTCAAGGAAGGCTTTGTTTTCGACAGGATAACCACCAACGGCGTGTGGTATAAAAACCGCTCACAATTAAAAGAGGCGCTCGGCAGATTGTCGCGTGCCGGATACGACGGCTCGATCTGCGTAAGCGTCGACGCTTATCATCGGCAGGATATCAACAAGCTGTCGCATTTTATTAAAACTGCTCAGGAAATGTGGTCTCGCCCGGACATGGTGTCGATCGTATATGTTACAGGACGGGACGCGGAGACGAAAAGTAAGCTGAATAAACTCGCCCGGCTTCTCGGCGCGCGTCTTCATGGTTTCGGCGGCAGTCATCCGCATATAAAATCCGCCAGGATTTTTATATCGATAGGCCGAATCGAGCTTTCGCCGGTAGGGCGCGCCGGCCGGTTAAAAGATCCATGGGATGGGAAATGGTTTAAGGAGGATTTCTGTAAAGGCCCCGGCAACGTATTCTTTGTTGAGTCGGATGGATCGGTAAAGCCGTGCTGTGGCTATGCTTCGGATTTGGATATTTTTACCGTAGGAAACATAAAGACGGATACGGTTCGCGGTATGCTTAAAAATATTCGCAAAAACCGCGTCCTGTATGCTATATTTAAACTTGGCTTAAGTCGCATCAGAAATCGACTTATAGAACTCGGTTTTGTATTCCCGGGCAAAACAAGTAATCACTGCTTTTTCTGCCGCTATATTCTGACGGAAGCGCCGGGAGCGACGCTTGTTGCGGCGCTGAAAGGATGA
- a CDS encoding YbhB/YbcL family Raf kinase inhibitor-like protein: MNIVVANGAFKDGEMIPAKYTCDGSELSPAIEWSGVPSQAKSIALISDDPDAPRGTWVHWVIFNIPPRLTGLPEGVPHKEVLENGAAQGINDSNEVGYGSPCPPSGVHRYYFKLYALDTLLALKPRATKAELENAMTGHIIAQAQAMGRYKRY; the protein is encoded by the coding sequence ATGAATATTGTCGTTGCGAACGGCGCTTTTAAGGACGGAGAGATGATACCGGCGAAATATACATGTGACGGTAGCGAGCTGTCGCCCGCGATCGAGTGGTCGGGCGTCCCGTCGCAGGCAAAGAGCATCGCGCTTATAAGCGATGATCCGGATGCGCCCCGGGGGACGTGGGTTCATTGGGTGATATTTAATATACCGCCGCGATTGACGGGATTACCCGAAGGCGTACCACATAAAGAGGTTCTTGAAAACGGTGCCGCGCAAGGGATAAATGACTCGAATGAGGTAGGTTACGGCTCTCCGTGCCCTCCATCAGGCGTGCACAGGTATTACTTTAAGCTTTACGCGCTCGATACACTGCTCGCGTTAAAACCCCGCGCTACCAAAGCGGAGCTCGAAAATGCTATGACCGGCCACATAATAGCCCAGGCTCAAGCGATGGGGCGATATAAGAGATATTGA
- a CDS encoding NAD(P)-dependent glycerol-3-phosphate dehydrogenase, producing MPDNKNIAVIGDGGWGTTLAVLLAKKGCAVTVWGAFPEQIEVVKSTGENAKFLPGIKIPRNVRFTSSMSEALSGKELVVLAAPSQFTRGVLAILKMEELGGKRFISVTKGIENNTLLRISEVICEVLGPRPFTALSGPTIALEVANGAPTTVVAASPDMALAKEAQDVFMTESFRVYTSDDVTGVELGGSLKNIIAIAAGASDALGFGANAKAALLTRGLAEIVRLGVAMGAKKETFYGLSGLGDLATTCISPHSRNRWLGEEIGKGKKLKDILNETAMVVEGVATAKSARDLSIKHKVEMPITLEIYRVLYENKDPRKAVRDLMTRSPKVEDGN from the coding sequence ATGCCTGATAATAAAAATATAGCTGTTATCGGTGACGGTGGGTGGGGTACTACGCTTGCCGTACTGCTGGCTAAAAAGGGTTGCGCTGTAACGGTTTGGGGCGCGTTTCCGGAGCAGATAGAGGTTGTCAAGTCAACCGGTGAAAACGCGAAGTTCCTGCCCGGAATAAAGATACCGCGCAATGTCAGGTTCACCTCATCGATGAGCGAGGCTTTGTCCGGCAAAGAGCTGGTCGTACTGGCCGCGCCGTCGCAGTTTACCCGCGGGGTGCTCGCGATACTGAAGATGGAGGAGCTCGGCGGGAAGAGGTTTATAAGCGTTACCAAGGGCATCGAGAATAATACTTTACTGCGGATCTCGGAAGTGATCTGCGAGGTGCTGGGCCCGCGGCCTTTTACAGCGCTCTCCGGGCCGACGATAGCTCTCGAGGTCGCGAACGGCGCTCCGACGACGGTTGTAGCGGCCTCGCCCGACATGGCGCTGGCGAAAGAGGCTCAGGATGTGTTCATGACCGAGAGTTTCCGCGTATATACGAGTGACGACGTGACAGGCGTTGAGCTCGGCGGTTCTCTTAAAAATATAATAGCGATAGCGGCGGGCGCCAGCGACGCTCTGGGTTTCGGCGCGAACGCGAAGGCGGCGCTTTTGACCAGAGGACTCGCGGAGATCGTCCGGCTGGGTGTCGCGATGGGCGCGAAGAAAGAGACATTCTATGGCCTGAGCGGCCTTGGAGATCTCGCCACTACCTGCATAAGCCCGCATTCCAGGAACAGGTGGCTCGGTGAAGAGATCGGTAAAGGTAAAAAACTGAAAGATATTTTGAATGAGACGGCTATGGTGGTGGAGGGTGTGGCCACCGCGAAATCCGCGCGCGACCTTTCGATCAAGCATAAAGTAGAGATGCCGATAACTTTGGAAATATACAGGGTTCTTTATGAGAACAAAGACCCGAGAAAGGCGGTTCGCGATCTAATGACGCGCTCGCCTAAAGTGGAAGACGGGAATTAG
- a CDS encoding homoserine dehydrogenase, with protein MRKIKVGIIGFGTIGAGVAGALISRRKLLKEKSGLDITVAMICDKDLKRKRPVKVSRSILTKSVGKILYDPRIDIVVELMGGIVPAKDIVLEALRQGKHVVTANKALLSDSGPEIFTLANTLGLSVGFEASVGGGIPIIRALKEGFIANRIDLIYGIINGTSNFILSKMMDEGISFDAALSAAQAKGYAERDPRLDITGGDSAHKLSVLALLGFGLAVKPDGIYTEGIGDIEPSDLQFAKEYGYAVKLLAIAKRDGKSAELRVHPTLISQKHLLAGVNGVYNAIFVKGDLVGENLFYGQGAGSLPTSSAVVSDIVAIAKSMSDDYKSSDSVPFRKDVSGVKKMDEVRTKYYIRFSAMDRPGVLAKISGVLAKYDISIASVTQLQRKSASVVPIIMMTHEALERNMRKALKEIDAMSVIKKKSVRIRIEG; from the coding sequence ATGCGAAAAATAAAAGTAGGCATAATCGGTTTCGGAACCATAGGCGCAGGCGTGGCCGGCGCGCTCATTTCAAGGCGTAAGCTTTTGAAAGAGAAGAGCGGGCTTGATATTACAGTCGCCATGATTTGCGACAAAGACCTTAAGCGTAAGCGTCCTGTCAAAGTTTCGCGGAGCATATTAACCAAGTCCGTCGGGAAAATATTGTACGATCCCAGGATCGACATAGTCGTCGAGCTCATGGGCGGTATAGTTCCCGCAAAGGACATCGTTCTCGAGGCGTTGCGGCAGGGTAAGCACGTCGTTACCGCCAATAAGGCGCTCCTGTCGGATTCCGGGCCCGAGATATTCACTCTCGCAAATACCCTGGGACTTTCCGTAGGATTTGAGGCGAGCGTCGGCGGCGGCATTCCTATTATCCGCGCGTTGAAAGAAGGATTTATCGCGAACAGGATAGATCTTATTTACGGCATTATAAATGGGACGAGCAATTTCATACTTTCGAAGATGATGGACGAAGGGATAAGTTTCGACGCCGCGCTCTCCGCGGCCCAGGCAAAAGGATACGCCGAGCGCGATCCGCGGCTCGACATAACCGGCGGCGACTCCGCGCACAAGCTATCGGTGCTGGCATTGTTGGGATTCGGCCTGGCGGTTAAACCGGACGGCATATATACCGAGGGCATAGGCGATATCGAACCGAGTGACCTGCAGTTCGCCAAGGAATACGGTTATGCGGTAAAATTATTGGCTATCGCGAAGAGGGACGGCAAGTCCGCGGAACTGCGGGTGCATCCTACGCTTATATCGCAGAAGCATCTTCTCGCGGGCGTAAATGGTGTCTATAACGCGATATTTGTTAAAGGCGATCTGGTCGGTGAGAATCTTTTCTACGGCCAGGGAGCGGGTAGTCTGCCCACTTCAAGCGCGGTTGTCAGCGACATAGTGGCTATCGCGAAGAGTATGTCGGATGATTATAAATCGTCGGACAGCGTTCCATTCCGGAAAGATGTTTCCGGCGTCAAAAAGATGGACGAGGTCAGGACGAAATATTACATAAGGTTCTCGGCTATGGACAGGCCCGGCGTGTTGGCAAAAATATCAGGCGTGCTGGCCAAATACGATATCAGCATCGCGAGCGTGACACAACTTCAACGAAAGTCTGCGAGCGTAGTGCCGATAATCATGATGACACACGAAGCCCTCGAGCGCAATATGCGAAAAGCCCTTAAAGAGATAGATGCGATGAGCGTCATAAAGAAAAAATCCGTCAGGATAAGGATAGAGGGATAG